A stretch of Paludisphaera borealis DNA encodes these proteins:
- a CDS encoding helix-turn-helix domain-containing protein: MKSTHGSTGFNQTREVRAMGRKSRFASAALEHAYATFVGSDKKRAAAFEKELANAEIGRQIYDLRTNAGLTQSELAKAVGTTASVISRLEDADYDGHSLAMLRRIARALDHRVEIRFLPMKDASRPA, translated from the coding sequence TTGAAGTCGACCCACGGAAGCACCGGTTTCAACCAAACGCGTGAGGTAAGAGCGATGGGTCGAAAAAGTCGATTCGCGTCCGCGGCTCTCGAGCACGCCTATGCGACGTTCGTAGGGAGCGATAAGAAGCGTGCGGCGGCTTTTGAAAAAGAGCTCGCAAACGCCGAGATAGGGCGGCAAATCTACGATCTTCGGACAAACGCCGGGCTCACTCAGAGTGAACTCGCCAAGGCCGTCGGTACGACGGCCTCGGTCATCAGCCGGCTCGAAGACGCGGATTACGACGGGCACTCCCTCGCGATGCTTCGTCGCATCGCACGGGCGCTCGATCACCGGGTCGAAATTCGATTTCTTCCCATGAAGGACGCCTCTCGACCCGCATAG
- a CDS encoding RluA family pseudouridine synthase encodes MRESPLSETPQEFDVKPRTDGKRIDAYLASRFTDYSRNVIQRIIEAEAVVVNGRPIKASYKIRTGDQIRVWLPELPDPTPVAEEIPIEVVYEDEDLTIVNKPADMVTHPSRGNWRGTLVNAVQFHFDQLSTVAGEDRPGIVHRLDRDTTGLLIVVKNDLAHRRVALQFEHRTIHKEYLAIVYGAPGRDSDYVEQPIGFHPTVRERMAVRTVEDGGRESATFYEVVERFRGYALVRCKPRTGRTHQIRVHMAHIGHPLVADKPYSGRDKLTLADLEVPGAKTDDPDALLIERQALHAHALRFIHPTTEAVVELSAPLPPDMARTLEALRLHRAPTPAPRRSR; translated from the coding sequence ATGCGGGAGTCGCCTCTCTCCGAAACGCCCCAGGAATTCGACGTCAAGCCGCGCACCGACGGTAAGCGGATTGACGCCTACCTGGCGAGCCGGTTCACCGATTACTCGCGGAACGTGATCCAGCGGATCATCGAGGCCGAGGCCGTCGTGGTGAACGGCCGGCCGATCAAGGCGTCGTACAAGATCCGAACCGGCGACCAGATCCGCGTCTGGCTCCCCGAGCTTCCCGACCCGACGCCCGTCGCCGAAGAGATCCCGATCGAGGTCGTCTACGAGGACGAAGACCTCACGATCGTCAACAAGCCGGCCGACATGGTCACGCATCCCTCGCGGGGCAACTGGCGGGGCACCCTCGTCAACGCGGTCCAGTTCCATTTCGACCAGCTCTCGACCGTCGCGGGGGAAGACCGACCCGGCATCGTCCACCGCCTCGACCGCGACACCACCGGACTGTTGATCGTCGTCAAGAACGACCTCGCCCACCGCCGCGTCGCCCTTCAGTTCGAGCACCGGACGATCCACAAGGAATACCTGGCGATCGTCTACGGCGCGCCCGGGCGCGACAGCGACTACGTCGAGCAGCCCATCGGCTTCCACCCCACCGTGCGCGAGCGGATGGCCGTCCGCACCGTCGAGGACGGCGGCCGAGAATCCGCCACGTTCTACGAGGTCGTCGAGCGGTTTCGCGGCTACGCCCTGGTGCGGTGCAAGCCGAGGACCGGCCGGACCCACCAGATCCGGGTCCACATGGCCCACATCGGCCATCCGCTCGTCGCCGACAAGCCGTACTCGGGCCGCGACAAGCTCACCCTGGCCGACCTCGAAGTCCCCGGGGCCAAGACCGACGACCCCGACGCCCTCCTGATCGAACGCCAGGCCCTCCACGCCCACGCCCTCCGGTTCATCCATCCCACGACCGAAGCGGTCGTCGAACTCTCCGCCCCCCTCCCCCCCGACATGGCCCGGACCCTCGAAGCGCTCCGGCTCCATCGAGCACCAACGCCGGCCCCCAGGCGATCGCGCTGA